The following proteins are encoded in a genomic region of Pelodictyon phaeoclathratiforme BU-1:
- a CDS encoding single-stranded DNA-binding protein, giving the protein MAKGLNKVMLIGHLGNDPEMKVTTSGQSRVTFTLATNENFKDNNGNLQERTEWHRIVVWAKLAEICSQYLKKGRQVYVEGRLQTRSWDDPKNGEKRYTTEIVCSDMQMLGGAREQGGGTSSESSSQGYERQQSPHDYPSPPTHPSVPMLENDKDDLPF; this is encoded by the coding sequence ATGGCAAAAGGACTTAACAAAGTAATGCTGATCGGCCACCTCGGCAACGATCCCGAAATGAAAGTCACTACCTCCGGCCAGTCGAGGGTTACTTTTACTCTGGCAACCAATGAAAACTTCAAAGACAACAACGGCAATCTGCAGGAGAGAACAGAATGGCACCGGATCGTCGTTTGGGCCAAACTTGCTGAAATATGCAGTCAATACCTGAAAAAGGGACGACAAGTTTACGTCGAAGGGCGTCTGCAGACCAGAAGCTGGGACGATCCCAAAAACGGCGAAAAAAGATATACAACCGAGATTGTCTGTTCCGACATGCAGATGCTCGGCGGAGCGCGGGAACAGGGAGGCGGAACGAGCTCTGAAAGCAGCTCCCAGGGTTACGAGCGCCAGCAAAGCCCTCATGACTATCCATCGCCACCAACCCACCCGTCAGTACCCATGCTTGAAAATGACAAGGATGACCTGCCATTCTGA
- the holA gene encoding DNA polymerase III subunit delta: MDALKKNILAGNIAPVYLFYGTESYLKEEFADLIKTAVFPSESDAACNTHILYAPDLTPGELISKASEYPMFTPKQLIIVRQFEKIKKPPTRELQKQHEEKFSRYLTNPAEFTVLILDAGQIEKKEIEKPPFSTLKKYRHDFPAIKTPELFASNRAKASGWSFEPDALKAFTAYIEPSAREICHEIEKIILYASARGAEKRITASDVLDSVGVSRTYNVFELEKALAERSLRLCSGISLMIMEQEGQKEGLGNIVRFLATFYIRLWKLSLPEVRQLPQAEIAKILGMFGKQEYFVKNYLAYTRSFSLQDTERAITALKETDAALKGLLPYPDEKYLLLRLMQKLLG, translated from the coding sequence ATGGATGCACTGAAAAAAAATATTCTTGCCGGAAACATTGCACCGGTTTACCTCTTTTATGGCACCGAAAGCTATCTCAAGGAAGAGTTTGCCGACCTTATCAAAACGGCTGTTTTTCCATCCGAAAGCGATGCGGCCTGCAATACCCATATCCTTTACGCTCCCGACCTCACACCAGGTGAACTGATATCAAAAGCCTCGGAATACCCGATGTTCACCCCAAAACAACTGATCATTGTCCGGCAGTTTGAAAAAATCAAGAAGCCCCCGACCAGAGAGTTGCAGAAACAACACGAAGAAAAATTCAGCCGTTACCTGACCAATCCGGCTGAGTTTACCGTCCTGATACTCGATGCTGGCCAGATTGAGAAAAAAGAGATTGAAAAACCACCTTTCAGCACGCTGAAAAAATACCGCCACGACTTCCCGGCCATCAAAACTCCGGAACTCTTCGCTTCCAACAGAGCCAAAGCTTCCGGATGGAGCTTTGAGCCCGATGCCCTCAAAGCCTTTACCGCCTATATTGAGCCATCAGCGCGGGAAATATGCCACGAAATTGAAAAAATCATCCTGTACGCCTCTGCCAGGGGAGCTGAAAAACGGATCACAGCATCCGACGTCCTCGACAGTGTCGGCGTATCACGCACCTACAACGTCTTTGAACTTGAAAAAGCCCTGGCAGAACGAAGTCTGAGGCTCTGCAGCGGCATATCGCTCATGATCATGGAGCAGGAAGGACAGAAAGAGGGGCTCGGTAACATCGTCCGTTTTCTTGCCACCTTTTATATCCGCCTCTGGAAGCTCTCGCTTCCGGAGGTACGGCAACTTCCCCAGGCAGAAATCGCAAAAATCCTCGGCATGTTTGGCAAACAGGAGTACTTCGTCAAAAACTACCTTGCCTACACCCGCTCATTTTCACTTCAGGATACCGAGCGAGCCATCACCGCCCTCAAAGAGACCGATGCCGCACTCAAAGGGCTGCTCCCCTACCCCGACGAAAAATACCTGCTCCTGCGGCTCATGCAAAAACTGCTCGGATAA